A window of Thermodesulfovibrionales bacterium genomic DNA:
AGGAGCTCTTTCCCGAGATGATCGATGCCTTTGGCCGCTTTACAGTCAATGGTGACTGGTCTCTCATCGAGGAGGCCAGGTCAGAGGGTTACCGGAAGGCCTCAGGACTGAAAAGCGAAATTCTGTCCCTCGCAGGTGGAAGGACGGAAATAATCAAGGACTATCTTAAGACCCGGAAAAAGGGTGGATGGCGTTGACCGATGATCGCTGTCGAGACCTATAGGGGAACTCCGGTCACCGCACACCGTGTCGAGATCGTCGAGAGAAAGGGTACCGGACATCCGGACTTCATGTGCGACTCCATTATGGAGGCAATATCCGTAGCCCTGAGCAGGGAATACGAGAAGACCTTCGGAACGATCCTCCATCACAATATCGATAAAGGTCTCCTCGCAGCAGGCAGGACATCGAAGACCTTCGGCGGAGGCAGGGTCATAAGGCCCATGGAGCTTACCATCGGAGACAGGGCCACATTCATGGGAGACGGCAAAGAGATACCGGTAAAGGAGATCGCAAGAGAATCAGCAAAGGAGTGGATACGGAAACATCTGCGATTTGTCGACCCTGAGAAGCATGTCAGATACCGGGTTGTCCTTGCGCCGGGCTCAGAAGAACTTACCGACATATTCAGGAGATCGGGAAAAATCAGACCGGCGAATGACACGTCTGCGGCCGTGGGCTACTACCCCATGAGTCCCACGGAGACCGTCGTCCTTGAACTCGAAAGATACCTAAATTCAAGAAATTTCAAAACACAATACCCCGACACCGGAGAAGACATAAAGGTGATGGGGCTTCGCTCGGG
This region includes:
- a CDS encoding methionine adenosyltransferase; the encoded protein is MIAVETYRGTPVTAHRVEIVERKGTGHPDFMCDSIMEAISVALSREYEKTFGTILHHNIDKGLLAAGRTSKTFGGGRVIRPMELTIGDRATFMGDGKEIPVKEIARESAKEWIRKHLRFVDPEKHVRYRVVLAPGSEELTDIFRRSGKIRPANDTSAAVGYYPMSPTETVVLELERYLNSRNFKTQYPDTGEDIKVMGLRSGNALDLTVAMPLLAHFISSEEEYFSRKDVILRDMAGFLRRYTGFGEVRVHFNTLDERGRGLNGIYLSLLGTSAEDADSGQVGRGNRVNGLISMNRPMGTEAAAGKNPVSHVGKIYNVLAHSLARRIYGEIEGLSEVYILLLSTIGTPIDKPQMASAQVLTHGRLKLRDISKKITAIIERELADIRKFCKELSRGKYPVC